A stretch of Sinorhizobium meliloti DNA encodes these proteins:
- a CDS encoding DUF1989 domain-containing protein, with the protein MENRHPGMLGGRPVSASIIRYPGVPALPKDTERYRCKGGGSLVVRVEAGDLVTVTDAEGGQACELSFVDESGRFQAAGLGAAFTNAAEGLKTILSREEAGTLRIRSALRRRGADLATAGALRIFGERSTPGSRVEFTIALKGLLIVAAPAEAMSPEAQDTATPIEVRVRRSRVVRDYSSALPEPLADPIEDIRIKAATASAYFVRAGEFIQIIDVYGRQCTDFQAFAARKVDKGLDLALDSTVTRTLLGRSYPAPGLPSKAFDRDFEPLVEIVQDTVGRHDAFATACNSRYYDDMGYPGHVNCTDNFNAALAPYGIPGRKGWEALNYFYNTDIDHNNQLYLDEPWSRPGDYVLMRALTDLVCVSSSCPDDIDAANGWDPTDIHVRTFSGKEQFSRAVAYRMTPDADPELTRETAFHPRFSALTRDYAEYRGYWLPNRFSSAGPVEEYWACRERAAVIDLSPLRKFEVTGPDAEELLQYCLTRDVRKLSTGQVVYSAMCYEHGGMIDDGTLFRLGDKNFRWIGGDDYSGIWLREQAEKKGFRAWVRSSTDQMHNIAVQGPKSRDILKEIVWTAPRQPTIGELEWFRFAVGRIGGFEGAPIVVSRTGYTGELGYEIFCHPKDALTVFDAVWRAGEPHGLRPMGLEALDMVRIEAGLIFAHYDFDDQTDPFEAGIGFTVPLKSKHDDFIGREALIRRKENPRHLMVGLDIQANEAVGHGDCVHVGRAQIGVITSATRSPVLGKTIALARIDVTHATVGTQVEIGKLDGQQKRLPAIVVPLSHYDPQKKRPRS; encoded by the coding sequence ATGGAAAATCGCCATCCTGGGATGCTTGGGGGGAGGCCCGTTTCGGCGAGCATTATCCGCTATCCGGGCGTTCCGGCGCTGCCGAAGGACACTGAACGATACCGATGCAAGGGTGGCGGCTCGCTGGTCGTACGCGTCGAAGCGGGAGACCTGGTGACGGTCACCGATGCGGAGGGCGGCCAGGCATGCGAGCTTTCCTTCGTTGACGAAAGCGGCCGCTTCCAGGCGGCAGGCCTCGGCGCGGCGTTCACCAATGCCGCCGAGGGCCTCAAGACCATTCTCTCCCGCGAAGAAGCGGGCACGCTGCGCATTCGAAGCGCGCTTCGGCGCCGCGGTGCGGATCTGGCTACGGCCGGCGCGCTCCGCATCTTCGGGGAACGGTCCACGCCGGGCAGCAGGGTCGAATTCACGATCGCGCTGAAGGGGCTGCTGATCGTTGCCGCGCCTGCAGAGGCGATGTCGCCCGAGGCACAGGACACGGCAACGCCCATCGAGGTCAGGGTCCGCCGCAGCAGGGTGGTCCGCGACTATTCCTCCGCCTTGCCGGAGCCGCTTGCCGATCCGATCGAAGACATCCGCATCAAGGCTGCAACCGCTTCGGCGTATTTCGTGCGGGCCGGAGAATTCATACAGATCATCGACGTCTATGGCCGCCAGTGCACGGACTTTCAGGCCTTTGCCGCCCGCAAGGTCGACAAGGGCCTCGACCTGGCTCTCGACTCAACCGTCACCCGTACCCTGCTCGGGCGCAGCTACCCGGCGCCGGGCCTGCCCTCCAAGGCTTTCGATCGCGATTTCGAGCCGCTGGTGGAGATCGTGCAGGACACGGTTGGCCGTCACGACGCTTTCGCCACCGCCTGCAATTCGCGCTATTACGATGACATGGGCTATCCCGGCCACGTCAACTGTACCGACAATTTCAACGCGGCGCTTGCGCCTTATGGCATTCCCGGCCGCAAGGGCTGGGAGGCGCTCAACTATTTCTACAACACCGATATCGACCACAACAATCAGCTCTATCTCGATGAGCCCTGGTCGCGTCCGGGCGACTACGTGCTGATGCGGGCCCTGACCGACCTCGTCTGCGTCTCCTCCTCCTGCCCCGACGATATCGACGCGGCAAACGGCTGGGATCCGACCGACATCCACGTCCGGACCTTTTCCGGAAAAGAGCAATTCTCACGAGCGGTAGCCTATCGCATGACACCCGATGCCGATCCCGAACTGACGCGTGAAACCGCCTTTCACCCCCGTTTCTCGGCGCTGACGCGAGACTACGCTGAATATCGCGGCTATTGGCTGCCGAACCGGTTTTCGTCGGCGGGGCCGGTCGAGGAATACTGGGCCTGCCGGGAAAGGGCGGCAGTGATCGATCTCTCGCCTTTGCGCAAGTTCGAGGTCACCGGTCCGGATGCCGAGGAATTGCTGCAATATTGCCTGACGCGCGACGTGCGCAAGCTTTCGACCGGGCAGGTCGTCTATTCCGCGATGTGCTACGAGCATGGCGGCATGATCGACGACGGCACCCTTTTCCGCCTCGGCGACAAGAACTTCCGCTGGATCGGCGGGGACGATTACAGCGGCATCTGGCTGCGCGAGCAGGCGGAGAAGAAAGGCTTCAGGGCCTGGGTACGTTCCTCGACCGATCAGATGCACAATATTGCCGTTCAGGGCCCGAAGAGCCGCGACATCCTCAAGGAGATCGTCTGGACGGCACCGCGTCAGCCCACGATCGGCGAGCTCGAATGGTTCCGTTTCGCGGTCGGTCGCATCGGAGGCTTCGAGGGGGCGCCCATCGTCGTCTCGCGCACCGGCTATACCGGCGAGCTCGGCTACGAGATATTCTGTCACCCAAAAGACGCCCTGACCGTTTTCGACGCGGTCTGGCGGGCCGGCGAGCCGCATGGGCTGAGGCCGATGGGGCTGGAAGCGCTCGACATGGTCCGCATCGAGGCGGGCCTGATCTTCGCTCATTACGACTTCGACGATCAGACCGACCCGTTCGAGGCCGGTATCGGCTTCACGGTGCCACTGAAGTCCAAGCATGACGATTTCATCGGCCGCGAAGCGCTGATCCGCCGCAAGGAAAACCCGCGCCACTTGATGGTCGGCCTCGACATACAGGCGAACGAGGCGGTCGGCCACGGCGACTGCGTGCATGTCGGACGCGCGCAGATCGGCGTCATCACCAGTGCCACCCGCTCACCGGTCCTCGGCAAGACGATCGCGCTTGCCCGGATCGACGTTACGCATGCGACGGTCGGTACGCAGGTGGAGATCGGCAAGCTCGACGGCCAGCAGAAGCGCCTGCCCGCAATCGTCGTGCCGCTGTCGCACTACGATCCGCAGAAGAAGCGGCCGCGCTCCTGA
- a CDS encoding APC family permease, whose translation MTDVVNAGIAAGTEGKLIRALDWKGAFWVAAGVPPLVLFSIGGIAGTTGKLAFAVWIISMVMGFLQSFTYAEIAGMFANKSGGASIYGATAWLRYSKFIAPLSVWCNWFAWSPVLSLGCVIAAGYILNALFPIPAADSQAVLDWIGAHAASVTADSPRVAEYIAAHAGTPPEDAVKAVLAADGVAALTPMIRNWSLVSFSIPFLATANINATFLIGGILMLIIFAIQHRGIAGTASVQKWLAMLVLIPLLIIGIYPIVSGHIVASNVTGLVPPTAAYSGEDGTWSNGGWTLFLGGLYIAAWSTYGFETAVCYTRELKNPRTDTFKAIFYSGLVCCLFFFLVPFAFQGVLGHAGMLAPGIIDGTGVAEALGGLIGAGRIVTQLLVVLMILALFLAIMTAMAGSSRTLYQGSKDGWLPKYLNHVNENGAPTRAMWTDFAFNLFLLAIASDVGGYFFVLAVSNVGYIIFNFLNLNSGWIHRIDSGHIERPWKAPTWLIGLNTVLAFVNALFLGAGAKVWGYSNALWVGFIFAALILPVFAYRHYFQDRGRFPLEAMEDLGLSGQNLGVRKAGMLPYLALGGGLAIVLFANWFFQLPA comes from the coding sequence ATGACAGATGTGGTGAACGCCGGCATTGCTGCCGGCACCGAGGGGAAGCTTATACGCGCGCTCGACTGGAAGGGCGCTTTCTGGGTGGCAGCTGGCGTGCCGCCGCTCGTGCTCTTCTCCATCGGCGGCATTGCCGGCACGACCGGCAAGCTGGCCTTCGCGGTCTGGATCATTTCGATGGTCATGGGCTTCCTGCAATCCTTCACCTATGCGGAAATCGCCGGGATGTTCGCCAACAAGTCCGGCGGCGCCTCGATCTATGGAGCGACCGCATGGCTGCGCTATTCGAAATTCATCGCGCCGCTTTCCGTCTGGTGCAACTGGTTCGCCTGGTCGCCGGTGCTCTCGCTCGGCTGCGTGATCGCCGCGGGCTATATCCTCAATGCCCTCTTCCCGATTCCGGCGGCGGACTCGCAGGCGGTGCTCGACTGGATCGGCGCCCATGCCGCCTCCGTCACCGCCGATAGCCCCCGTGTCGCCGAGTATATCGCGGCCCATGCCGGCACCCCGCCGGAGGATGCCGTCAAGGCGGTTCTCGCAGCCGACGGCGTAGCGGCGCTGACGCCCATGATCCGCAACTGGTCGTTGGTCAGCTTCAGCATACCCTTCCTCGCCACGGCCAATATCAACGCCACATTCCTGATCGGCGGCATCCTGATGCTGATCATCTTCGCGATCCAGCATCGCGGCATCGCCGGGACCGCCAGCGTTCAGAAGTGGCTCGCTATGCTCGTCCTCATTCCCTTGCTGATCATCGGCATCTATCCGATCGTCAGCGGCCATATCGTTGCCTCCAACGTCACCGGCCTCGTGCCACCGACGGCCGCCTATTCCGGCGAGGACGGCACCTGGAGCAATGGCGGCTGGACGCTCTTTCTCGGCGGCCTCTATATCGCCGCCTGGTCGACTTACGGGTTCGAGACGGCGGTCTGCTATACGCGCGAACTGAAGAACCCGCGGACCGACACCTTCAAGGCGATCTTCTATTCCGGCCTCGTCTGCTGCCTGTTCTTCTTCCTCGTACCCTTCGCCTTCCAGGGGGTGCTTGGTCATGCCGGCATGCTGGCGCCCGGCATCATCGACGGCACGGGTGTGGCCGAGGCGCTCGGGGGCCTGATCGGCGCCGGCCGTATCGTCACCCAGCTTCTCGTCGTTCTGATGATTCTCGCGCTCTTCCTCGCCATCATGACGGCGATGGCCGGTTCCTCGCGCACGCTTTACCAGGGCTCGAAGGACGGCTGGCTGCCGAAATATCTCAACCATGTGAACGAGAACGGCGCGCCGACCCGGGCCATGTGGACCGACTTCGCTTTCAATCTGTTCCTGCTTGCCATCGCCTCGGACGTCGGCGGCTACTTCTTCGTGCTCGCCGTCTCCAATGTCGGCTACATCATCTTCAACTTCCTGAACCTCAACTCCGGCTGGATCCACCGTATCGACTCCGGCCATATCGAGCGGCCCTGGAAGGCGCCGACCTGGCTGATCGGCCTGAACACCGTGCTGGCCTTCGTGAACGCGCTCTTCCTGGGCGCCGGCGCCAAGGTCTGGGGCTACTCCAATGCGTTGTGGGTCGGCTTCATCTTCGCCGCGCTCATCCTGCCGGTCTTCGCCTATCGCCACTACTTTCAGGATCGCGGCAGGTTCCCGCTCGAAGCCATGGAGGATCTCGGCCTCTCCGGGCAGAACCTCGGCGTCAGGAAGGCGGGCATGTTACCCTATCTGGCGCTCGGCGGAGGCCTCGCCATCGTGCTGTTTGCCAACTGGTTCTTCCAGCTGCCGGCCTGA
- the araD gene encoding L-arabinonate dehydratase, with protein MTRRKKPEEFRSFRWFGVKDLRAFGHRSRLYQMGYDHAELANKPVIAIINTWSDINPCHAHLRARAEEVKRGVWQAGGFPIELPAMSLAETYVKPTTMLYRNFLAMEVEELIRSHPVDGVVLLAGCDKTTPGTIMGAIQVDLPTIFVPAGPMLRGNYRGRMLGSGSDVWKYWAEKEAGRVTENEWSEMERGIARSFGTCMTMGTASTMTALADTLGLSLPGASAIPAADAGHARMAALSGARIVEMVFEDLKPSDILTAKAFENALAVHMAMAGSTNAMIHLIAIARRCGVPLTLDDFDRVSAEVPVLCNIRPTGEFLMEDFYYAGGLIALWKQLKPLLHTGERNVIGTIGGALDEAEVHLPEVIRPLDRPVAARGGTAILKGNLAPQGCVMKPAAADPALLQHRGPALVFDDYDAMMKAVNDDDLDVTADTVMILRNAGPVGGPGMPEWGMLPIPRKLLKEGVRDMVRISDARMSGTSYGACILHVAPEAYVGGPLAAVRNGDIIALDVARRTITLEVDQAEIERRLAEWRPPERDYSRGYLKMHAEHIQQAPEGCDFTFLQSPHKLPEPEIH; from the coding sequence ATGACCAGGCGCAAGAAGCCGGAGGAATTTCGAAGCTTTCGCTGGTTCGGCGTCAAGGACCTGCGCGCCTTCGGTCACAGGTCCCGCCTCTATCAGATGGGCTACGACCATGCGGAACTCGCAAACAAGCCCGTCATCGCGATCATCAATACCTGGAGCGACATCAATCCGTGCCACGCACATCTCAGGGCTCGGGCAGAGGAGGTCAAGCGCGGCGTCTGGCAGGCGGGCGGCTTTCCGATCGAGCTGCCGGCCATGTCGCTGGCCGAGACCTATGTGAAGCCGACGACGATGCTCTACCGCAATTTCCTGGCCATGGAGGTGGAGGAGCTCATCCGCTCGCATCCGGTCGACGGCGTCGTCCTGCTTGCCGGCTGCGACAAGACCACGCCGGGAACGATCATGGGAGCGATCCAGGTCGACCTGCCGACGATCTTCGTGCCGGCCGGGCCGATGCTGCGCGGCAATTATCGCGGCCGGATGCTGGGTTCGGGATCGGACGTCTGGAAATACTGGGCGGAAAAGGAAGCCGGCCGCGTCACCGAGAACGAATGGAGCGAAATGGAGCGCGGAATCGCCCGCTCCTTCGGCACCTGCATGACCATGGGCACGGCCTCGACCATGACGGCGCTTGCCGACACGCTGGGGCTTTCGCTGCCCGGCGCCTCCGCCATCCCCGCGGCGGATGCCGGTCATGCGCGCATGGCCGCGCTTTCCGGCGCGCGCATCGTCGAGATGGTCTTCGAGGATCTGAAGCCGTCCGACATTCTGACGGCGAAGGCATTCGAGAATGCGCTCGCGGTGCACATGGCGATGGCCGGCTCGACCAATGCGATGATCCATCTTATCGCGATCGCGCGCCGTTGCGGCGTTCCTCTGACGCTCGATGATTTCGACCGCGTATCGGCCGAAGTCCCTGTTCTCTGCAACATCCGGCCGACCGGTGAATTCCTGATGGAGGACTTCTACTATGCCGGCGGCCTGATCGCGCTCTGGAAACAATTGAAGCCGCTCCTGCATACCGGGGAACGCAATGTGATCGGCACGATCGGCGGCGCCCTCGATGAGGCCGAGGTCCATCTGCCGGAGGTGATCCGCCCGCTCGACAGGCCGGTGGCCGCGCGCGGCGGCACGGCCATTCTCAAAGGCAACCTTGCGCCGCAGGGCTGCGTCATGAAACCAGCGGCGGCCGACCCTGCCCTGCTCCAACACCGCGGTCCGGCGCTCGTCTTCGACGATTACGACGCTATGATGAAAGCGGTGAACGACGATGATCTCGACGTCACAGCCGACACGGTGATGATCCTGCGCAATGCCGGGCCGGTCGGCGGACCGGGCATGCCGGAATGGGGCATGCTGCCGATCCCGAGGAAGCTCCTCAAAGAAGGCGTGCGCGACATGGTGCGCATTTCCGACGCCCGCATGAGCGGCACCAGCTACGGCGCCTGCATCCTCCACGTAGCACCGGAGGCCTATGTCGGCGGCCCGCTGGCAGCGGTCCGCAACGGCGACATCATCGCGCTCGACGTTGCCCGCCGCACGATCACGCTCGAGGTCGATCAGGCGGAGATCGAGCGCCGGCTCGCCGAATGGAGGCCGCCGGAGCGCGATTATTCGAGGGGCTATCTGAAGATGCATGCGGAGCATATCCAGCAGGCGCCGGAAGGCTGCGACTTCACCTTCCTGCAATCGCCCCATAAGCTGCCCGAACCCGAGATTCATTGA
- a CDS encoding NAD-dependent epimerase/dehydratase family protein, which translates to MTTRLLITGAAGGLGRYAREGLKGCADVLRLSDVATLSPAGEGEEIVRCDLAEREAVDQLVRGCDAILHLGAISVESDFDALLQANILGTYNLYEAARKAGVNRILFASTNHVTGFHPIGETLDHLSPRRPDSLYGVSKCFGEDLSRLYFDKYGMETACLRIGSCFAEPTNRRMLSTWLSPRDFLALVRRLLDAPKIGHLVLYGVSANRDVWWSNGHADFLGWRPQDSSEPYRHEIEKREEEPSDGVRYQGGRHAAAKLPG; encoded by the coding sequence ATGACGACGCGACTATTGATAACCGGGGCCGCGGGCGGCCTCGGCCGCTATGCCCGCGAGGGGCTGAAGGGCTGCGCCGATGTTTTGCGCCTTTCGGATGTCGCCACGCTTTCTCCCGCCGGAGAGGGCGAGGAGATCGTGCGATGCGACCTCGCCGAGCGCGAGGCGGTCGACCAACTCGTGCGCGGTTGCGATGCGATCCTGCATCTCGGTGCGATCTCGGTGGAGTCAGACTTCGACGCTCTTCTTCAGGCCAACATCCTCGGCACCTACAATCTGTACGAGGCGGCGCGAAAAGCCGGCGTGAACCGCATCCTCTTTGCGAGCACCAACCATGTGACCGGCTTCCATCCCATCGGCGAGACGCTCGACCACCTGTCGCCGCGGCGGCCGGACAGCCTTTACGGCGTCAGCAAGTGCTTCGGCGAGGACCTTTCCCGGCTCTATTTCGACAAATACGGCATGGAAACCGCCTGCCTCAGGATCGGCAGCTGCTTCGCCGAACCCACCAACCGGCGCATGCTCTCCACCTGGCTGAGCCCGCGTGATTTCCTGGCGCTTGTGCGCCGGCTTCTCGATGCCCCGAAAATCGGCCATCTGGTGCTCTACGGCGTCTCCGCCAACCGCGACGTCTGGTGGTCTAACGGGCATGCGGACTTCCTCGGCTGGCGCCCGCAGGACAGCAGCGAGCCTTACCGGCACGAGATTGAGAAGCGTGAGGAGGAGCCTTCGGACGGCGTGCGCTATCAGGGCGGGCGTCATGCGGCGGCGAAGTTGCCGGGTTGA
- a CDS encoding NAD(P)-binding domain-containing protein, with protein MTRVAVIGAGPSGLAQLRAFQSAAQKGAEIPEIVCYEKQSDWGGLWNYTWRTGLDEYGEPVHGSMYRYLWSNGPKECLEFADYTFEEHFGKPIASYPPRAVLWDYIKGRVEKANVRDWVRFNTPVRMVHFDEETKKFTVTAHNRLEDRMYDEEFDYVVVASGHFSTPHVPYFEGVKTFNGRVLHAHDFRDALEFKGKDVLIVGRSYSAEDIGSQCWKYGAKSVTTSYRSKPMGFNWPENFEERPLLTKLENKTAHFADGSTKEVDALILCTGYQHHFPFLPDELRLKTANRLWADHLYKGVVFDKNPQLFYIGMQDQFYTFNMFDVQAWWARDVMMGRIALPPEEELKANFDMWRAREETLEHAEEMIWYQGDYVKELLAETDYPSFDIEGVNRTFMKWEHHKAENIMGFRDNAYRSLMTGNMSPKHHTPWVEALDDSLEEYLRA; from the coding sequence ATGACAAGAGTTGCCGTCATCGGTGCCGGTCCATCGGGCCTCGCCCAGTTGCGGGCCTTCCAGTCGGCCGCCCAGAAGGGTGCCGAGATTCCGGAGATCGTCTGCTATGAAAAGCAGTCCGATTGGGGAGGGCTGTGGAACTATACCTGGCGCACCGGGCTGGACGAATATGGAGAGCCGGTGCATGGCAGCATGTATCGCTACCTCTGGTCGAACGGTCCGAAGGAATGCCTGGAATTCGCGGACTACACCTTCGAGGAGCACTTCGGCAAGCCGATCGCCTCCTACCCGCCGCGCGCGGTGCTGTGGGATTATATCAAGGGCCGTGTGGAGAAGGCGAATGTACGCGACTGGGTGCGTTTCAATACGCCGGTGCGCATGGTGCATTTCGACGAAGAGACGAAGAAATTCACGGTTACCGCTCATAACCGCCTCGAAGACCGCATGTATGACGAGGAATTCGACTACGTCGTCGTTGCGAGCGGCCACTTCTCGACACCGCACGTCCCCTATTTCGAAGGCGTGAAAACCTTCAACGGCCGCGTTCTGCACGCCCACGATTTCCGCGATGCATTGGAATTCAAGGGTAAGGACGTTCTCATCGTCGGCCGGAGCTACTCGGCCGAGGATATCGGTTCGCAATGCTGGAAGTATGGGGCGAAATCGGTAACGACGAGCTACCGCTCAAAGCCGATGGGCTTCAACTGGCCGGAAAATTTCGAGGAACGGCCGCTGCTGACGAAGCTCGAAAACAAGACGGCTCATTTCGCGGACGGCTCGACGAAGGAAGTGGACGCGCTGATCCTGTGCACCGGCTACCAGCACCATTTTCCGTTTCTGCCGGATGAACTCAGGCTCAAGACCGCCAACCGCCTTTGGGCCGACCATCTCTACAAGGGCGTGGTCTTCGACAAGAATCCGCAGCTTTTCTACATCGGTATGCAGGATCAGTTCTATACCTTCAACATGTTCGACGTGCAGGCCTGGTGGGCGCGCGACGTCATGATGGGCCGCATCGCGCTGCCGCCGGAAGAGGAACTGAAGGCCAATTTCGACATGTGGCGCGCCCGCGAGGAAACGCTCGAGCATGCCGAGGAGATGATCTGGTATCAGGGCGACTATGTGAAGGAGCTACTGGCCGAAACCGATTATCCGAGCTTCGATATCGAAGGGGTCAACCGGACCTTCATGAAGTGGGAGCACCACAAGGCGGAAAACATCATGGGTTTTCGCGACAATGCCTATCGTTCGCTGATGACGGGCAATATGTCGCCCAAGCATCACACGCCTTGGGTGGAAGCGCTCGACGACTCCCTGGAGGAATATCTGCGCGCTTGA
- a CDS encoding phosphoketolase yields MTSPRTARDVSSQEPLSAGPLSADELQRMDAYWRASNYLSVGQIYLLDNPLLSEPLKREHIKPRLLGHWGTSPGLNMLYVHLNRVIKRDDLEMMYVIGPGHGGPSLVAHAYLEGTYSEVYPDISQDAEGLRKLFKQFSFPGGIPSHVAPETPGSIHEGGELGYALSHAYGAAFDNPELIVACVVGDGEAETGPLATGWHGNKFLNPARDGCVLPILHLNGYKIANPCFLARIPREELQKFFEGMGYAPLFVEGHDPADVHQQLAAALDTALADIRRIQTDARVNGNLKRPAWPMIVFRTPKGWTCPAEIDGKKCEDYWRSHQVPMGDMDKPEHIRILEGWMKSYRPEELFDGDGRLTAELAALAPTGRRRMSDNPHANGGLLLRDLKMPDFRDYAVAVQSPGAATAESARVMGSYLRDVMKLNLKSGNFRLFSPDENNSNRWQDVLEVTDRCFMADIYPEDDHLSPDGRLMEVLSEHQSQGWLEGYLLTGRHGFFSCYEAFIHIIDSMFNQHAKWLKVCNEIPWRRPIASLNYFLSSHVWRQDHNGFSHQDPGFIDHVVNKKADIIRVYLPPDANTLLSVTDHCLRSRNYINVVVAGKQPSPQWLTMDQAVKHCTEGLGIWEWASNDKGCEPDVVMACCGDVPTLETLAAVQLLREHLPELKVRVINVVNLMKLQPSGEHPHGLPDRDFDALFTKDKPIIFAFHGYPWLIHRLTYRRTNHANLHVRGYKEEGTTTTPFDMVVLNHLDRFHLVEDVIDRLPQLGARAAYFKQAIHERLIDHRHHIEKYGEDMPVISGWKWGAGSAGKAQGTSTKGDNV; encoded by the coding sequence ATGACTTCCCCCAGGACGGCACGTGACGTTTCCAGCCAAGAGCCATTATCCGCCGGTCCGCTGTCTGCAGATGAACTTCAGCGGATGGACGCCTACTGGCGGGCGTCGAACTATCTCTCCGTCGGCCAGATCTACCTCCTCGACAACCCGCTTCTCAGCGAGCCGCTGAAGCGGGAGCACATCAAACCGCGGCTTCTCGGCCATTGGGGTACGTCGCCCGGCCTGAACATGCTCTATGTGCACCTGAACCGGGTGATCAAGCGCGACGATCTGGAGATGATGTATGTCATCGGCCCCGGGCATGGCGGGCCCTCGCTTGTCGCCCACGCCTATCTGGAGGGCACCTATAGCGAGGTCTATCCGGACATCAGCCAGGACGCCGAAGGCCTGCGGAAGCTGTTCAAGCAGTTCAGCTTCCCCGGCGGCATCCCGAGCCATGTCGCGCCGGAAACGCCGGGCAGCATTCACGAGGGCGGCGAGCTCGGCTATGCGTTGAGCCATGCCTACGGTGCCGCCTTCGACAATCCGGAGCTGATCGTCGCCTGCGTGGTGGGCGACGGGGAAGCCGAAACGGGCCCGCTCGCGACCGGCTGGCACGGCAACAAGTTCCTGAACCCGGCGCGCGACGGCTGCGTCCTGCCTATCCTGCACCTCAATGGATACAAGATCGCCAATCCCTGCTTTCTCGCACGTATTCCCAGAGAGGAGCTGCAGAAGTTTTTCGAGGGCATGGGCTATGCGCCGCTTTTCGTCGAGGGTCATGATCCCGCAGACGTGCATCAGCAGCTGGCGGCCGCGCTCGATACCGCGCTCGCGGATATCAGGCGCATTCAGACCGACGCCCGGGTCAACGGCAATCTGAAACGCCCTGCATGGCCTATGATCGTCTTCCGCACACCCAAGGGCTGGACCTGCCCGGCCGAGATCGACGGCAAGAAATGCGAGGATTACTGGCGATCGCATCAGGTCCCGATGGGAGACATGGACAAGCCGGAGCATATCCGCATCCTCGAAGGCTGGATGAAGAGCTATCGGCCGGAGGAGCTCTTCGACGGTGACGGGCGGCTGACGGCGGAACTGGCGGCGCTTGCCCCAACAGGACGGCGCCGGATGAGCGACAATCCGCATGCCAATGGCGGGCTGTTGCTGCGCGACCTGAAGATGCCCGACTTCCGCGATTATGCGGTTGCGGTTCAGAGCCCCGGAGCGGCCACGGCCGAGTCGGCCCGCGTGATGGGCAGCTATCTGCGCGACGTGATGAAGCTCAACCTGAAGTCCGGGAACTTCCGCCTGTTCAGTCCGGACGAAAACAACTCGAACCGCTGGCAGGACGTGCTCGAGGTCACGGATCGCTGTTTCATGGCGGACATCTATCCGGAAGACGACCACTTGTCGCCCGACGGACGGCTGATGGAGGTCCTGAGCGAGCATCAAAGCCAGGGCTGGCTCGAAGGTTATCTCCTGACCGGACGCCACGGCTTCTTTTCCTGCTACGAAGCCTTCATTCACATCATCGATTCGATGTTCAACCAGCACGCCAAATGGCTGAAGGTCTGCAACGAGATCCCGTGGCGGCGCCCGATCGCTTCCCTGAACTATTTCCTGAGCTCGCATGTCTGGCGCCAGGACCATAACGGCTTCAGCCATCAGGACCCCGGCTTCATCGATCACGTGGTCAACAAGAAGGCGGACATCATCCGCGTCTATCTGCCGCCGGACGCCAATACGCTGCTGTCGGTGACGGACCATTGCCTGAGGAGCCGCAACTACATCAACGTCGTCGTTGCCGGCAAGCAGCCTTCTCCGCAATGGCTGACCATGGACCAGGCGGTGAAGCATTGCACCGAGGGCCTCGGCATCTGGGAATGGGCAAGCAACGACAAAGGCTGCGAGCCGGATGTGGTCATGGCATGTTGCGGCGATGTTCCGACGCTGGAGACGCTCGCCGCGGTGCAATTGCTGCGCGAACACCTGCCGGAATTGAAGGTGCGGGTGATCAACGTCGTCAATCTGATGAAGCTGCAGCCATCGGGAGAGCACCCGCACGGCCTGCCGGACCGCGACTTCGACGCCCTGTTCACCAAGGACAAGCCGATCATCTTCGCCTTTCATGGCTATCCCTGGCTGATCCACCGCCTCACCTATCGCCGAACGAACCATGCCAATCTGCATGTCCGCGGCTACAAGGAAGAGGGGACGACGACGACACCCTTCGACATGGTGGTGCTCAACCATCTGGACCGGTTCCATCTGGTCGAGGACGTCATCGACCGGCTGCCGCAACTCGGCGCCCGCGCGGCCTATTTCAAGCAGGCGATTCACGAGCGGCTGATCGACCACAGGCACCATATCGAGAAATACGGCGAGGACATGCCGGTGATCAGCGGCTGGAAATGGGGCGCCGGCAGCGCCGGCAAGGCACAGGGAACATCGACCAAAGGCGACAATGTCTGA